TTTGAACTGAAATTCTATagaaaatctttttttttgggtaaAATTATGCGATTGTGGCTCATAGTAACGTAATCATACAGTTCAACAAACATCATTTTGTCAAAGGATTTCTAATcctattctttttctacTTGGCTTTTgagtatatatatatatatatatacatcctttgttcatcatcatgttcgattgaatttttttcttggttgtTATTAGATTGTCTACTTGAGTTTTTCTTGGTGCAAATTGTGGTGTTTTTctaacaaatttttcaacatttaaAGTATTTCTGGAACTTTTCTACAAGGAACGACATAGATCCATTAATGCGCCCCTCTAAAACAATACCCATAATGTCTTCTTAAGTATGCATCTGCTTATAAATGTTTCTGGATTTACTTTAGTTAGAATGTCGACACGACAATGAACTATTGCTGTAGATCACGTGCGATCACTGAATTATgagtttctttttatttttctttttgggcttttttttttgcaattttttttttccaccTTTGCCAATTGCGTAGTCACATATAATGTATACAATTTTTGCAACTCTGACACTATAATTGATCCAATAATAAAGTATATAATAGATCATCAAGTATACGTAATctccccaaaaaaaaaattgcataaaataaaatctaTAAACcttttttagatttttaGTTGTtccttttttctttctattcTTCAACTTCCAAGTGTTGTCACTTTCTTCCTGTTAACTATATTTAAAAGTAAATACCCTCCCCAGAAAACATGCCTATTCCTACTCCTCATGGTGGTAAATTAAGAGATTTGGTCATCCGTGATGCTCCActcaaacaacaattattgCAAGAAGCTAAAACTTTACCTGCTTTGACTTTAACTGCTAGACAATTATGTGATTTagaattaattttaaacGGAGGGTTTTCTCCATTAACTGGATTCTTAAATCAAGAAGATTATAATAGTGTTGTTAACGATTTAAGATTAAGTAGTGTTAAGAATGAATCAAATGGTAAAGGTTTATTATGGCCAATCCCAATCACCTTAGATGTTGATGAGACCACTTCTAAAAAGCATTCTGTTGGTGATAGAATTGTATTAATAGATTTGAGAGATGAAACTCCATTGGCCATTTTAACTATTGAATCTATTTATAAACCtgataaaaaattagaagCAGAAAAAGTGTTCCGTGGTGATTCAGAACATCCTgctaataaatatttattagaaaCCGCTGGCGATTATTATATCGGTGGTGAATTACAAGGGATCAATTATCCTAAACATTATGATTATGTTGATGCTAGAAAAACACCAACTGAATTGAGacaagaatttgaaaaattgggttGGGCGcaagaaaatattgttgCCTTTCAAACCAGAAATCCTATGCATAGAGCTCATCGTGAATTAACCATTAGAGCTGCTCAAGATATTGGTGATAAAGCTcatattttgattcatcCAGTCGTTGGTTTGACCAAACCAGGTGATATCGATCATCATACTCGTGTGAAGGTATATAAACAAATCTTGACAAAATTCCCTGATGGTTTAGCTACATTATCTTTATTACCATTAGCTATGAGAATGGGTGGTGATAGAGAAGCTTTATGGCATGCTTTAATTAGAACCAATTATGGGGTTGATCATTTCATCGTTGGTAGAGATCATGCTGGTCCAGGGAAAAACTCCCAAGGAGTGGATTTCTATGGTCCTTATGATGCTCAAGAATTATTAGCTAAATATGACGATGAATTAAACATCAAGATTGTTCCATTTAGAATGGTCACTTATTTACCTGATGAAGATAGATATGCTCCAATCGATACCATTGATGTGAAAAAAGTTAGAACAGCAAATATTTCTGGTACTGaattaagaaataaattgaaaactggTGATGAAATTCCAAGTTGGTTTTCTTATCCTGAAGTTGTCAAGATTTTAAGAGAAACTAATCCACCAAGATCAAAGCAAGGTTTTGctattttaattgataactCTCATAAATTGGGTGATTATTTATCATTTGCCTTACAATCTACTTTGAATCAATTCCTGGGTGAACGTAGAATCACAAAATTAAATGCTCATCAAGCTAATGATTcatttattgttggtgaATTAGTTAAAGCTGGGTCCGGGGTTATTgttccaacaacaaacccAACTCCAATTGTTAATGTTGTGGGTAATGGTAATTCATTGGTGGTCAAccaaaagaataataacaatcaaGCTTCTGGTAATGCTGATGgtgaattcaatttgtcaaatgatgatttgGTTGCTGtagttgatgaaattgtGAATTACTTGAAAGATCAAGGGTTTTATTAAActtgaaaagaagaaaatattggattttattgattgatggattatgtgtgtgtgtatcCTATTTTATTAGCGTTTATGTGGAAAGCTTTTATGTATAGTAAATGGcatttgtaaattattattatagtactttattaaataaatataaataaatacaaattaaattaaattaaaaaaatgaaattttcttatttttcaataaataaatatataaataaactaTAAGTTACAATTTATACATAAAATCTTACTAAATATCATAACGTTATATCATCATAAAGCATTCTATAAGCTTGGTCATTCAATCCcaatcatttttcaatgtatTTTGCTCTACTCTTTAAAGCTTCGGCAAATACCATGGCTAATGGCCAAACAGGTACATCAGCTAATATCCTAATTCccaaataaattgatttcattgaGATTTTGCTTTCAGTAAGAccttttttgatttcttgatttatttgTACCAACTTGGATTGATTATTTTCCACATCAATTCCTTCCGATAAAGCATCATCACAACTTTCTCgttgaaaaatcaattctcGTAATTTCTTCACAACTTTTGTCTCGTCACTGAATTTGTTCCTAAAGTCTTTGGTCAAATCTTCCAGATAAGAAGATCTGATACTCACACTTAAAACTGTTTCCAATTTAGAAAACAATTCTTGACAATCAAACCAACATTCCAACTCTTGGTTAGTGATCTCTCTTTCAagacaatttttttcaatatgaCTCAAATAGGTTGCTATTAATATCACACTGATAAATAAAGTGCAACAGAAAAATGCTGGTGTGCGTCTAGCAGTTTCTCGAACATCATAGTTGATTGTTTCCATATTATGCATCCACAACTCAAGAATATCACGGCAATGAGGTAATGAAGTAGTCAAAACATTGTACTTGCGTTCTCGATAAACTAATCGGTCCAAATCACTATTCATGGCAACCCAATTTCTTTGAAGAACCGATGATACAGCAAAATTTAATCTTACTtccaatttcattttcaccAATGCAAGCATAGGgagaatcaatttcaattcatgtTTGGCACTAAGACTACCTCTGGTGCTAgtaattatttttgaacTACCATGGTTTTGATGGAATAAGACTTCCCAATTCATAATTAATGCTTGTAAAggtcttttcttttccaacCACCGTAAATGAGTGAATGGCTGTACATTATCAACAGCTTTGATTATTCTTTCGTGGATGGTAAATAACAATACAAGTAAATTGTTATAAGAAATTGGTGTGTTGACATTGGTTGGGTCATTTAAAAAAGACACTAACACATCTATGCCGGCACCATTACTCACATCAATTAATGACCATTTACTAGGATAAGTTTGTCCCACTAAATTATACCATTTGCTAGATCCTTCACACCACCATAATTTCTCATTGGTACAAAATGATCCACTTTTTAGCATATTGAAGCTGAAAAGAATGGGGACTCCACCAAAAGCAGATCTAAAAGCTTGCAAGAAATAAAAGACATGCAATGTACGTATTCTTGATTGAGCCATAATAAAGTAATCGAAATTCTTTTGAATCAATGATTTATCTCCAGCTGAACCAGGAATTGCCGGTTGAGGTGGGATAATCAACTTTTCCAATGGTTCATTAAAATTAGTGGACTTGATCAATCCaatcattgatttgatttgtctCGATGTGATATCCACCATATTAGGTTCATTGAGGAAAAGTGATATGAAAATATGCAACACAAGACATTGATGAGCCATTATTGGGACTTTTTTGAAATgcaaattatttaatgtgatttctttttcaaagaaattttgaatGTGGAATTTGGATAAGTTAAACAAGATCAATGGATCATTATCATGATAAGCATACAATGCACCAATAGCAGCAATTGCTAACAACAAGGGGACTGTTTCAAGATTATGGTTTTTGGAGTTCTTCAACGAAGGTAAGTGAATAAAAGGAAAGTACTTGTTAAAACCATATTCATACAATTGGAAATAACGTTTTAAATCCGATAATGAAGGCAAATCTTTGTCCTCGATATTACTCATTGCAAGAATCTTATTTCGGAGTTCCTCAGTTATGAGTGTAGCATCttccaagaaaaaactAGTAGGGTACTCTACTGAAAAATCAGCAACACTATTAATATGAGTACGCAATGCCAGTGGAATTTCATTCCCATTACTTTTCGCAGTAAC
This genomic stretch from Candida albicans SC5314 chromosome 1, complete sequence harbors:
- the MET3 gene encoding sulfate adenylyltransferase (ATP sulfurlyase; sulfate assimilation; repressed by Met, Cys, Sfu1, or in fluconazole-resistant isolate; Hog1, caspofungin, white phase-induced; induced on biofilm formation, even in presence of Met and Cys; Spider, F-12/CO2 biofilm induced) translates to MPIPTPHGGKLRDLVIRDAPLKQQLLQEAKTLPALTLTARQLCDLELILNGGFSPLTGFLNQEDYNSVVNDLRLSSVKNESNGKGLLWPIPITLDVDETTSKKHSVGDRIVLIDLRDETPLAILTIESIYKPDKKLEAEKVFRGDSEHPANKYLLETAGDYYIGGELQGINYPKHYDYVDARKTPTELRQEFEKLGWAQENIVAFQTRNPMHRAHRELTIRAAQDIGDKAHILIHPVVGLTKPGDIDHHTRVKVYKQILTKFPDGLATLSLLPLAMRMGGDREALWHALIRTNYGVDHFIVGRDHAGPGKNSQGVDFYGPYDAQELLAKYDDELNIKIVPFRMVTYLPDEDRYAPIDTIDVKKVRTANISGTELRNKLKTGDEIPSWFSYPEVVKILRETNPPRSKQGFAILIDNSHKLGDYLSFALQSTLNQFSGERRITKLNAHQANDSFIVGELVKAGSGVIVPTTNPTPIVNVVGNGNSLVVNQKNNNNQASGNADGEFNLSNDDLVAVVDEIVNYLKDQGFY
- a CDS encoding uncharacterized protein (C2H2 transcription factor; Spider biofilm induced) produces the protein MNMQPSVSVNSPLSTMSNGSISSDIMPPIPKQPIPKKSQQIRTDKPRPHVCTICTRAFARLEHLKRHERAHTNEKPYQCAACGRCFARRDLVLRHQQKLHTDLPHVIRRGSSKDGEINEHINVLHNNTNANAPLPDGTCPAAALDNEKPVFRTSLFENNPTAGSPHGPTSSIIIDDDANSMSNSPRPSITLHSSHHRDSVSFGPSNTPPTTASTVLGMPAQPTPTTTTAATANQIEAKQGSRSNSRVKSQHQQQQQPTPDSPQLKKFKPSASPMGNTSGIPSHLSNNYRHASYSAASGPCYSSFKEADFFGISGQVEFATPQFGPQNEDFGKLLESNGLLDWDSIDHLDLNDEGKLAMKQKSIKNLHDFFTDNLKVSSMNHSQSSDVRLHNDMNHKTITQSVPQQPQQQPPIKHSSASDITPTLIPGSQQEQQQQQQQQHSPPNSHSNSVSSKASINPQHLNQTKKAEEPNQNDWFRDLVFPPFDLNIPFSAHASSEDLKGFFGPTSLLADTNDNYRKQLNHQQQQQQQQQQMNGNYNHKPNVTAKSNGNEIPSALRTHINSVADFSVEYPTSFFLEDATLITEELRNKILAMSNIEDKDLPSLSDLKRYFQLYEYGFNKYFPFIHLPSLKNSKNHNLETVPLLLAIAAIGALYAYHDNDPLILFNLSKFHIQNFFEKEITLNNLHFKKVPIMAHQCLVLHIFISLFLNEPNMVDITSRQIKSMIGLIKSTNFNEPLEKLIIPPQPAIPGSAGDKSLIQKNFDYFIMAQSRIRTLHVFYFLQAFRSAFGGVPILFSFNMLKSGSFCTNEKLWWCEGSSKWYNLVGQTYPSKWSLIDVSNGAGIDVLVSFLNDPTNVNTPISYNNLLVLLFTIHERIIKAVDNVQPFTHLRWLEKKRPLQALIMNWEVLFHQNHGSSKIITSTRGSLSAKHELKLILPMLALVKMKLEVRLNFAVSSVLQRNWVAMNSDLDRLVYRERKYNVLTTSLPHCRDILELWMHNMETINYDVRETARRTPAFFCCTLFISVILIATYLSHIEKNCLEREITNQELECWFDCQELFSKLETVLSVSIRSSYSEDLTKDFRNKFSDETKVVKKLRELIFQRESCDDALSEGIDVENNQSKLVQINQEIKKGLTESKISMKSIYLGIRILADVPVWPLAMVFAEALKSRAKYIEK